A window from Photobacterium sp. DA100 encodes these proteins:
- a CDS encoding ABC transporter ATP-binding protein, producing MNKTLTTQTKGMTVGIEQLTLRYNDGHSPLFNQLDIKLPAGQWTCLLGKSGCGKTTLLRHLAGLLEENVAWSGSITTSNDLPLAGNIAYMAQQDLLLPWLNVISNVCLSTRFGSVQEANKPKAMALLDAVGLADKAEAMPNQLSGGMRQRVALARTLMQDKPLVLMDEPFSALDAVTRHKLQSLSASLLAGKTVLLITHDPQEALRLGHHIYMMAGSPASVRALPVPACSPPRLFDGELAAHQQGIINELENDYA from the coding sequence ATGAATAAGACTCTGACGACTCAGACCAAGGGAATGACAGTCGGTATCGAGCAGTTAACACTCAGGTACAATGATGGCCATTCTCCCCTGTTCAACCAGCTAGATATTAAGCTTCCGGCTGGACAATGGACCTGCCTGCTCGGTAAAAGTGGTTGTGGGAAGACTACTCTGCTTCGCCACCTAGCAGGGCTTCTTGAGGAAAATGTTGCCTGGAGCGGCTCAATAACCACCAGCAATGATCTGCCGCTGGCTGGCAATATTGCCTATATGGCACAACAAGATCTGCTGCTGCCATGGCTCAATGTCATCAGCAATGTGTGCTTAAGTACCCGATTTGGTTCTGTTCAGGAAGCCAATAAACCTAAAGCCATGGCATTGCTCGATGCCGTGGGGCTGGCCGACAAAGCCGAGGCAATGCCTAACCAGCTCTCCGGAGGAATGCGCCAGCGCGTTGCTTTAGCCCGTACCTTAATGCAAGACAAGCCCTTGGTATTGATGGATGAGCCCTTTTCAGCACTCGATGCCGTAACCCGCCATAAATTACAGTCACTGTCAGCGAGCCTGCTTGCTGGGAAAACTGTCTTGTTGATAACCCATGATCCGCAAGAGGCACTTCGTCTTGGGCACCATATCTATATGATGGCAGGCTCACCGGCTTCGGTTCGGGCCTTACCGGTACCGGCTTGTTCCCCACCAAGGCTATTTGATGGTGAACTTGCCGCCCACCAGCAGGGAATTATCAACGAGCTAGAGAATGACTATGCCTGA
- the thiD gene encoding bifunctional hydroxymethylpyrimidine kinase/phosphomethylpyrimidine kinase, producing MPISSNTPITLTIAGSDSGGGAGIQADIKAISATGGYACSVITALTAQNTQGVSGILAIDPAFVEQQLDAVFTDLDIKAVKIGMLSDANIIRMVATKLRQYQPRFLVIDPVMVATSGDLLLEQDAISTLKSELLPLADVITPNLPEAAALIGADLPQNEHQMADMISALRAIGSRSILLKGGHLENDASSTDLLILENDVVRMSTPRIATRNTHGTGCTLSAATASFLAQGYPLEQAVRHAKAYITKAIENADALQIGAGHGPVNHFFAGHFKPE from the coding sequence ATGCCAATTTCATCAAATACTCCGATCACCCTTACTATTGCAGGCTCTGACAGCGGCGGTGGAGCCGGTATCCAAGCCGATATCAAAGCAATCTCGGCGACAGGCGGTTACGCCTGCTCGGTAATCACCGCCCTGACAGCGCAGAACACCCAAGGTGTTTCCGGTATCCTAGCCATTGATCCTGCTTTTGTAGAGCAACAGCTTGATGCAGTCTTTACCGATCTAGACATTAAAGCAGTAAAAATTGGCATGTTAAGTGATGCGAATATTATTCGTATGGTGGCGACAAAGCTACGCCAATACCAACCAAGGTTTTTGGTGATTGACCCCGTTATGGTGGCAACAAGCGGCGACTTGCTGCTTGAGCAAGATGCCATCTCTACGCTTAAGTCCGAACTGCTTCCGCTTGCCGATGTGATCACCCCAAATCTTCCTGAGGCTGCTGCGCTGATTGGAGCCGACCTCCCACAGAATGAACATCAAATGGCTGACATGATCTCTGCTTTACGAGCAATCGGTTCCCGTTCGATTCTGCTCAAAGGTGGCCACTTGGAAAATGACGCCTCCAGTACTGATTTATTGATCCTCGAAAATGACGTCGTGCGCATGAGTACGCCGCGAATCGCGACCCGCAATACGCACGGCACAGGCTGTACCCTGTCTGCGGCTACCGCTTCTTTTCTTGCACAGGGCTACCCGCTAGAACAAGCGGTAAGGCATGCCAAGGCCTACATTACCAAAGCAATAGAAAATGCTGATGCTCTTCAGATTGGCGCTGGTCATGGCCCGGTGAACCATTTCTTTGCCGGCCATTTCAAGCCCGAGTAA
- a CDS encoding PhnA domain-containing protein, whose translation MSIESIVKERAGAKCELCGSEDSLSVYEVPASPDQTAGSCVMVCGTCRTEIEDAETLDQNHWRCLNDSMWSQEPAVQVMAYRLLKRLSSETWAQDLLDMMYMEEDMIEWAEKGIALAELNAIKTVDVNGTALEAGDNVTIIKDLPVKGSNLVIKQGTAVRGIRLTDNPLHITGKAAGTNMVIIAAYCKKM comes from the coding sequence ATGAGCATTGAATCTATCGTTAAAGAGCGCGCTGGCGCTAAGTGTGAACTATGTGGTTCAGAAGACAGTCTGAGCGTTTACGAAGTACCTGCTTCTCCTGACCAAACCGCAGGTAGCTGTGTGATGGTATGCGGTACTTGCCGTACAGAAATCGAAGACGCAGAAACACTGGATCAGAACCACTGGCGTTGCCTAAACGACAGCATGTGGAGCCAGGAGCCAGCGGTACAGGTTATGGCTTACCGCCTACTTAAACGTCTGTCTTCTGAAACTTGGGCACAAGACCTGCTAGATATGATGTACATGGAAGAAGACATGATCGAATGGGCAGAAAAAGGCATCGCACTCGCTGAACTAAATGCGATTAAAACTGTTGATGTAAACGGCACTGCTCTCGAGGCTGGTGACAACGTAACGATCATCAAAGACCTGCCAGTTAAAGGATCTAACCTTGTGATCAAACAAGGTACAGCTGTACGTGGTATCCGCCTGACAGATAACCCACTGCATATTACAGGCAAAGCCGCAGGTACTAACATGGTTATCATCGCAGCATACTGCAAAAAAATGTAA
- a CDS encoding serine protease, protein MKRIWLGGLASLLMSIPVIGYGTDIESYVVGGTPVRPKDDLTWMASLRNTTADTSHFCGGSIVSERWVLTAAHCVVQGDMGSEYTVPPNKLAVMVGTLGSEVTDPSDLYQVSHVVVHPDYSPYAVISISVDDEGKELKEAVKLALDNDVALLRVNRSFPFPRVSPVKLANGQTAQRLESKLSGEWNEKSRPENVMVAGWGSTKSDGTGISDTLMYADLSYLPIADCFNLLERGNDAHYVIDSPTNLTKVCALPPDVLFDQTGAPLNYGPDSCKGDSGGPLVAKNSDGDWVQLGIVSGGPVGSPLCGAYLRPGFYARVGNYFEWIENIVGTIPEAPVTNPDFIEEGNNEGEGGSGAEPGDGKTDEGCDPNVSGISPNNCALVAGGGGAVNIFSLVCLLILLCCKKRHD, encoded by the coding sequence ATGAAAAGAATATGGCTTGGTGGACTTGCTAGTTTATTGATGAGTATTCCAGTAATAGGATACGGTACAGATATTGAAAGTTATGTTGTTGGCGGTACACCCGTCAGGCCGAAGGATGATTTGACATGGATGGCCTCATTAAGAAATACAACAGCTGACACTTCGCATTTCTGTGGCGGGAGCATAGTCAGCGAAAGATGGGTGCTAACAGCTGCTCACTGTGTGGTTCAGGGAGATATGGGAAGTGAATATACAGTGCCACCAAATAAATTAGCAGTGATGGTTGGCACTCTGGGCAGTGAAGTGACTGATCCATCCGATTTATATCAAGTTAGCCACGTAGTCGTACATCCTGATTATTCGCCTTATGCTGTAATTAGTATTTCCGTTGATGATGAAGGAAAAGAATTAAAAGAGGCCGTTAAATTAGCGCTGGATAATGATGTTGCATTACTTCGGGTTAATCGCTCTTTTCCATTTCCCAGGGTCAGTCCGGTTAAGCTGGCGAATGGTCAAACTGCCCAGAGATTAGAGTCTAAATTAAGTGGAGAATGGAATGAAAAAAGTCGACCAGAGAATGTAATGGTTGCTGGTTGGGGATCCACGAAGAGTGATGGGACAGGAATCTCTGACACCTTAATGTATGCTGATTTATCTTATCTGCCTATAGCTGACTGCTTTAATTTGCTGGAAAGAGGAAATGATGCACATTACGTTATTGATAGCCCAACAAACTTAACCAAAGTATGTGCTTTGCCACCTGATGTCTTGTTCGACCAAACTGGTGCCCCCCTAAACTATGGCCCTGATTCCTGTAAAGGCGATAGTGGCGGCCCCTTGGTGGCAAAGAACTCCGACGGCGATTGGGTTCAACTTGGCATCGTAAGTGGCGGGCCTGTAGGCAGCCCACTTTGCGGAGCGTATTTACGACCTGGGTTTTACGCTCGAGTAGGGAACTACTTCGAGTGGATTGAAAACATTGTGGGTACTATTCCTGAGGCGCCAGTAACTAATCCCGACTTTATTGAAGAAGGCAATAATGAAGGTGAGGGCGGGAGTGGTGCTGAGCCCGGTGATGGAAAAACGGATGAAGGTTGTGACCCTAACGTTTCAGGCATCAGCCCGAATAACTGCGCTCTCGTCGCTGGTGGTGGGGGAGCAGTGAATATTTTCAGTCTTGTCTGTCTGTTGATATTGCTTTGTTGCAAAAAGCGGCACGACTGA
- a CDS encoding cytosine deaminase: MQTSNMLIKNVTIKGKDGLHQILINEGKFHSIKPVEEQIDFSGTVIDGEGGMAVPPFCEPHIHLDTTQTAGEPNWNISGTLFEGIERWAERKSMLSIEDVKARAKQTLKWQIANGVQHVRTHVDVSDPTLIALKAMLEVREEMKEWVDIQIVAFPQEGILSYPNGKELLEEAVKLGADVIGAIPHFEFTREYGIESLHYVFELARKYDRLIDVHCDEIDDEQSRFVETLAALAHKFEMGDKVTASHTTAMHSYNGAYASRLFRLLKMSGISFVANPLVNIHLQGRFDDYPKRRGVTRVKEMLASEINVCFGHDDVFDPWYPLGTANMMQVLHMGLHVCQVMGYDQINQSLDLISTNSAHTLNIQNRYGIELGKPGNLLILPAESGFDAVRRQVPVRYSVRGGKVIAETQPAVTHIQLAEGKEPVTFCR; the protein is encoded by the coding sequence ATGCAAACCTCAAATATGCTAATAAAAAACGTCACTATCAAAGGCAAGGATGGCCTGCATCAGATTCTGATTAATGAAGGTAAATTCCACTCAATCAAGCCAGTTGAGGAGCAAATTGACTTTTCAGGCACTGTTATTGATGGTGAAGGCGGTATGGCGGTACCACCTTTCTGTGAACCTCATATTCACCTTGACACCACTCAAACTGCCGGGGAGCCTAACTGGAATATTTCAGGAACTCTGTTCGAAGGAATTGAGCGCTGGGCCGAGCGTAAGTCGATGCTCTCCATCGAAGATGTGAAGGCGCGCGCCAAACAGACCCTGAAATGGCAAATCGCCAATGGTGTTCAGCATGTCCGTACCCATGTCGATGTATCAGACCCAACTCTAATCGCCCTAAAAGCGATGCTGGAAGTTCGAGAAGAGATGAAAGAATGGGTAGATATCCAAATCGTGGCATTTCCACAAGAAGGTATCCTATCCTACCCTAACGGCAAAGAGCTTCTGGAAGAGGCAGTCAAACTGGGTGCCGATGTCATTGGCGCAATACCACACTTCGAATTTACCCGTGAGTACGGTATAGAGTCGCTTCATTATGTATTCGAGCTGGCACGCAAATATGATCGCCTCATCGACGTTCACTGCGATGAAATCGATGATGAGCAATCACGCTTCGTGGAAACTCTGGCGGCACTTGCCCATAAATTTGAAATGGGTGACAAAGTCACTGCTAGCCACACGACGGCGATGCACTCATACAACGGTGCTTATGCCTCACGCCTGTTCCGTCTGCTGAAGATGTCGGGGATCAGCTTCGTAGCTAACCCATTGGTGAACATCCACCTACAGGGCCGTTTTGATGACTATCCTAAGCGGCGCGGTGTCACCCGTGTAAAAGAGATGCTGGCATCTGAAATCAACGTCTGTTTTGGGCATGATGATGTTTTTGATCCATGGTACCCACTTGGTACAGCCAATATGATGCAAGTTCTGCACATGGGGCTGCATGTATGCCAAGTAATGGGCTACGATCAAATCAATCAATCTCTGGACCTGATTAGCACAAATTCTGCTCACACCCTGAACATCCAAAACCGTTACGGTATCGAACTGGGTAAGCCGGGTAATCTGCTTATCCTTCCAGCTGAAAGTGGTTTTGATGCAGTACGACGTCAAGTCCCTGTCCGCTACTCAGTACGTGGCGGCAAGGTGATTGCAGAAACCCAACCCGCCGTCACACATATCCAGTTAGCAGAAGGGAAAGAGCCAGTAACATTCTGCCGCTAA
- the codB gene encoding cytosine permease codes for MAGDNNYSLGPVPKSARKGVVSLTMVMLGLTFFSASMWTGGTLGTGLSFDDFFLAVLIGNLILGIYTSFLGYIGASSGLSTHLLARFSFGSKGSWLPSLLLGGTQVGWFGVGVAMFAIPVQKATGIDTNILILVSGLLMTATVYFGISALMVLSAIAVPAIALLGGYSVLEAVGSTGGVDGLKAITPENPIEFSTALALVVGSFVSAGTLTADFVRFGKKPMGAVMVTMIAFFIGNSLMFIFGAAGAAATGQSDISEVMIAQGLLIPAIIVLGLNIWTTNDNALYASGLGFSNVTGLPSKYLSMANGLIGTLCALWLYNNFVGWLTFLSAAIPPIGGIIIADFLKNRHRYKDFANAEFKTVNWAAIIGVAVGVAAGHFLPGVVPINAVLGGAISYLILNPVLNREPTACASNA; via the coding sequence ATGGCAGGCGACAACAACTACAGTCTTGGCCCTGTGCCAAAATCGGCACGTAAAGGGGTGGTTTCACTTACCATGGTAATGCTGGGTTTAACCTTCTTTTCAGCGAGTATGTGGACAGGAGGAACCCTAGGAACCGGACTCTCCTTTGATGACTTCTTCCTCGCTGTTCTTATTGGTAACCTCATCCTCGGTATCTACACTTCTTTCCTCGGCTACATCGGCGCCTCATCTGGCCTCTCTACTCATCTTCTTGCTCGATTCTCTTTTGGTTCTAAAGGCTCATGGCTCCCATCTTTGCTGCTTGGCGGTACACAGGTCGGTTGGTTTGGCGTTGGTGTCGCCATGTTCGCGATTCCGGTTCAAAAAGCCACTGGCATTGATACCAATATCCTGATTTTAGTTTCTGGCTTGCTGATGACGGCCACAGTATATTTTGGGATCTCCGCTTTGATGGTTTTATCCGCGATAGCAGTACCTGCCATCGCATTGCTGGGCGGATACTCGGTTCTTGAGGCGGTAGGCAGTACAGGAGGAGTCGACGGACTCAAGGCCATTACTCCTGAAAACCCAATCGAATTCTCAACGGCCCTTGCACTCGTTGTCGGCTCATTCGTTTCGGCAGGTACATTAACAGCCGACTTTGTCCGCTTCGGCAAAAAACCTATGGGTGCCGTCATGGTCACCATGATTGCCTTCTTTATCGGTAACTCGCTAATGTTCATCTTTGGCGCGGCGGGTGCTGCTGCAACCGGTCAGTCCGATATTTCTGAAGTAATGATTGCGCAAGGGTTGTTAATTCCCGCTATCATTGTTCTTGGCCTGAATATTTGGACTACCAATGACAATGCCCTTTACGCTTCTGGCCTAGGCTTCTCAAACGTGACGGGGTTGCCAAGCAAGTATCTTTCGATGGCAAACGGTTTAATCGGTACACTATGTGCGCTATGGCTGTACAATAACTTCGTAGGCTGGTTAACCTTCTTATCGGCGGCGATTCCTCCAATTGGCGGCATTATCATTGCAGATTTCTTGAAAAACCGTCATCGTTACAAAGATTTCGCAAATGCCGAATTCAAAACAGTTAACTGGGCCGCAATTATTGGTGTTGCGGTTGGTGTTGCTGCCGGTCACTTCTTGCCTGGCGTCGTACCAATCAATGCGGTACTAGGTGGCGCTATCAGTTACCTTATTCTTAACCCGGTGCTAAATCGCGAACCCACAGCCTGTGCAAGTAACGCGTAA
- a CDS encoding response regulator transcription factor, producing the protein MSKILVVDDDIVLCELLQEVLEDEGYEVHCAHCGKTGLAYLEQLPVDLVLLDVMLPYIDGMQLARRICQRFATPIIMLTALGDEASLLDGLQAGADHYMAKPFKVPELLARIKATMRRVGLEKQRSSNCTAEVEITEQLRRIPLTDTESDLLEYLVRHNGIVVSKAELQKAVLKKELSPFDRNLDMHISNIRRKIVQSGLPKQHIKTVRGKGYSFLEVIGA; encoded by the coding sequence GTGTCTAAAATTCTCGTTGTAGATGATGATATTGTTCTTTGTGAACTGCTTCAGGAAGTTCTTGAAGACGAAGGGTATGAAGTCCACTGTGCTCATTGTGGCAAAACTGGCCTTGCTTATTTAGAGCAGCTGCCGGTTGATCTCGTTCTTCTCGATGTTATGCTTCCGTATATTGATGGCATGCAACTCGCGCGCAGGATATGCCAGCGTTTTGCGACACCAATAATTATGTTAACGGCATTAGGTGACGAAGCATCATTACTGGATGGCCTACAAGCTGGTGCTGATCATTATATGGCGAAGCCATTTAAAGTACCTGAATTGCTGGCTAGAATTAAAGCCACAATGCGTCGGGTTGGATTAGAAAAGCAGAGAAGCAGTAATTGCACCGCAGAAGTTGAGATTACTGAGCAACTAAGGCGAATACCTTTAACTGATACAGAAAGTGATTTGTTGGAGTATCTTGTTCGCCATAACGGTATTGTTGTTTCTAAGGCTGAATTACAAAAAGCCGTACTTAAGAAAGAATTGAGTCCATTTGACCGCAATCTTGACATGCATATAAGCAACATTCGTCGCAAAATAGTTCAATCAGGGTTGCCAAAGCAACATATAAAAACAGTAAGAGGCAAAGGGTATAGTTTCTTGGAAGTGATTGGGGCTTGA
- a CDS encoding Lpp/OprI family alanine-zipper lipoprotein, protein MNRSLSILTGIILSATLIGCSSSDEVDQMQQLTNKVDMLSDQVGALQSQQDQMAGAVNDARAASDAAYQEAMRANQRIDNIASSYSK, encoded by the coding sequence ATGAACCGTTCATTATCTATCCTTACCGGTATTATTCTGAGTGCAACACTTATTGGTTGTTCTAGCTCAGATGAAGTTGACCAAATGCAGCAACTAACCAATAAAGTTGATATGCTCTCTGATCAGGTAGGCGCACTACAAAGCCAGCAAGATCAAATGGCTGGTGCAGTTAACGATGCTCGTGCAGCATCAGATGCTGCGTACCAAGAAGCAATGCGAGCTAACCAGCGTATTGACAATATTGCTAGTTCCTATAGTAAATAA
- a CDS encoding SCO family protein, whose product MKYQWIILALALTAGLITSTIVDRQAPAPQTGAPINLLKSGKESVDLYDPDDQRIRVIYFGYTHCPDVCPTSLAVLSAALKQIDNQQIDKLWPIFITLDPERDTPEKSAQYAQYFHKKIIGMTGSADQTKALAEKYGVLYMRTELEGSALEYAVDHSSYFYFLRADGTLVEKVQHTLNPNILVDAINRVLAEEDVPV is encoded by the coding sequence GTGAAGTATCAATGGATAATACTTGCATTAGCCCTGACAGCAGGGCTTATTACCAGCACCATTGTTGATCGACAAGCACCTGCACCTCAAACTGGTGCCCCTATCAACTTGCTCAAGAGCGGAAAAGAAAGTGTTGACTTGTATGACCCTGATGACCAGCGTATTCGGGTCATCTATTTCGGTTATACCCACTGCCCCGATGTTTGCCCGACCTCCTTGGCCGTTCTGTCAGCGGCCCTCAAGCAAATTGACAATCAGCAAATTGATAAGCTGTGGCCAATTTTTATTACCTTGGATCCTGAGCGCGACACACCTGAGAAAAGTGCCCAATATGCACAGTACTTCCATAAAAAAATTATAGGTATGACAGGAAGTGCCGATCAGACTAAAGCGTTGGCAGAAAAATATGGCGTATTATACATGCGTACGGAGCTGGAAGGGTCAGCATTAGAATATGCGGTTGATCACAGCTCATACTTTTATTTTCTTCGCGCTGATGGCACATTGGTTGAAAAAGTACAACATACCTTGAACCCGAATATTTTGGTCGACGCCATCAACCGCGTTCTCGCCGAGGAAGACGTCCCGGTGTAA
- the ansB gene encoding L-asparaginase 2 yields the protein MKKNAVSVGMFLAGMCLSSMSFAGDLPNIKILATGGTIAGAGQSSTESNYTSGKVGVDALIDAVPEMTKLADISGEQVVSIGSQDMNDEVWLTLAKRVNELLAKDDVDGIVITHGTDTMEETAYFLDLTVKSEKPVVLVGAMRPSTAMSADGPVNLYNAVVTATDTESAGRGVLVAMNDTVFDARDVTKTNTTSVNTFQSPNTGALGYIHNGDVKYQRSPERKHTTETVFDISKVDSLPKVGIVYNYANASALPVKAMMEANYDGIVSAGVGNGNMYHTIFDELAKASKDGTMVVRSSRTPSGSTTLDAEVDDDKYGFVAAGSLNPQKARILLMLSLTQTQNYQDVQKMFQYY from the coding sequence ATGAAGAAGAATGCTGTTTCAGTAGGTATGTTCTTAGCTGGTATGTGTTTGAGCTCAATGAGCTTTGCCGGCGATTTGCCTAATATCAAGATATTGGCAACGGGCGGTACCATTGCGGGGGCAGGCCAATCCAGCACCGAGTCAAACTACACATCAGGTAAGGTTGGGGTCGATGCGCTGATTGATGCAGTCCCTGAGATGACCAAGCTAGCAGACATCTCTGGTGAGCAAGTTGTCAGCATCGGTTCACAAGACATGAATGATGAGGTATGGCTGACACTAGCGAAACGTGTTAACGAACTGCTGGCGAAAGATGATGTTGACGGTATTGTGATCACCCACGGTACCGACACTATGGAAGAGACTGCCTACTTCCTAGATCTGACAGTCAAAAGTGAAAAGCCGGTGGTGCTTGTAGGGGCAATGCGACCTTCTACGGCGATGAGTGCTGATGGGCCGGTGAACTTGTACAACGCAGTGGTAACGGCTACGGATACTGAATCGGCTGGCCGCGGCGTATTAGTTGCAATGAATGATACTGTGTTCGATGCTCGCGATGTGACCAAAACCAATACCACATCAGTCAACACATTCCAGTCACCAAATACAGGTGCATTGGGTTACATTCATAATGGCGATGTGAAGTATCAGCGTAGTCCGGAGCGCAAGCACACAACAGAAACCGTATTTGATATTTCAAAAGTTGATAGCTTACCGAAAGTCGGCATTGTGTATAACTACGCCAATGCATCGGCACTGCCGGTGAAAGCCATGATGGAAGCAAACTATGACGGTATCGTCAGTGCTGGGGTAGGTAACGGTAATATGTACCACACCATTTTTGATGAGCTGGCTAAGGCAAGCAAAGACGGCACTATGGTAGTACGTAGTTCACGCACGCCTTCTGGTTCAACAACCTTGGATGCAGAGGTTGACGATGACAAATATGGATTTGTGGCTGCAGGCTCTCTGAACCCGCAGAAAGCCCGTATTCTACTAATGCTTTCTCTGACGCAAACTCAGAACTACCAAGACGTTCAGAAGATGTTCCAGTACTACTAA
- a CDS encoding DUF368 domain-containing protein — translation MSKVFTFLKGMAMGAADVVPGVSGGTIAFITGIYDTLLESIRRVNPSLIGIWRKEGFKAAFEHINGTFLILLLSGILTSIFTLARFITWMLHTHPIPLWSFFFGLIIISVIHMFKQISQWGLTRLLSVTAGAAFAYGITVLHPLTLEPTYFNILLAGSIAICAMILPGISGSFILLLLGMYAPILGAAKSLDIVTLGLFACGCAIGLLTFSHVLSWVLRNYRDIALTFLTGLMIGTLSKIWPWKETLTWRTNSSGEQIPLLEQNLSPFSFEHVTGQPALLGYAIVAMLLGIGLVWGLEKIADK, via the coding sequence ATGAGCAAAGTGTTTACTTTCCTAAAAGGGATGGCAATGGGAGCGGCTGATGTCGTACCTGGCGTCTCTGGCGGAACCATCGCATTTATTACAGGCATTTACGACACACTTCTTGAAAGCATTCGCCGTGTAAACCCAAGCTTGATCGGCATTTGGCGTAAAGAGGGGTTCAAAGCTGCCTTTGAGCATATTAACGGCACCTTCCTGATCTTGTTGCTGTCGGGGATCCTGACCAGCATCTTTACCCTGGCCCGTTTTATAACTTGGATGCTCCACACCCATCCGATACCTCTATGGTCATTCTTCTTTGGGCTGATCATTATTTCGGTGATCCATATGTTCAAGCAGATCAGCCAGTGGGGCTTAACGCGCCTGCTCTCGGTTACCGCCGGAGCGGCTTTTGCCTATGGTATTACCGTTTTGCACCCACTAACATTGGAGCCGACCTACTTCAACATCCTACTGGCCGGTTCTATCGCCATTTGTGCCATGATTTTACCGGGAATATCAGGTAGCTTTATCCTGCTGCTACTTGGTATGTACGCACCAATTCTTGGTGCGGCAAAATCACTGGATATTGTTACATTGGGCTTGTTTGCCTGTGGCTGTGCCATTGGTCTTCTGACTTTCTCCCATGTTCTATCGTGGGTATTGCGGAACTACCGTGATATCGCGCTGACTTTCCTGACTGGTTTGATGATTGGTACCTTGAGCAAAATTTGGCCATGGAAAGAGACATTAACTTGGCGCACCAACTCCAGCGGTGAACAAATTCCTCTACTTGAACAAAACCTATCGCCTTTCAGCTTTGAGCATGTGACAGGACAACCGGCCCTGCTTGGCTATGCCATCGTTGCAATGCTGCTGGGAATCGGCTTAGTCTGGGGGCTGGAAAAAATCGCAGACAAATAG
- a CDS encoding GtrA family protein, which yields MIATYTLSRFVAVELARAIAFWIAASSNWWFNRHFTFDQALSRPSVQQWLQFLSASCVGFLPNWGCYWLLMNTGLEQATTSLIPIDSAMWWPYLAMVPGIVLGMGVNFILSDRWVFRLAVMR from the coding sequence GTGATTGCCACATACACGTTATCGAGGTTTGTAGCGGTTGAGTTGGCAAGGGCGATTGCCTTTTGGATTGCAGCGAGTTCAAACTGGTGGTTCAATCGGCACTTCACATTTGACCAAGCGCTGAGTCGCCCTTCTGTTCAGCAATGGTTGCAGTTCTTGAGCGCATCTTGTGTCGGATTTTTACCTAACTGGGGTTGCTACTGGTTGTTGATGAACACTGGTCTTGAGCAGGCCACCACTTCATTGATACCTATAGATAGTGCTATGTGGTGGCCTTACTTGGCGATGGTACCCGGGATAGTGCTTGGTATGGGGGTTAATTTTATTCTGTCTGACCGTTGGGTTTTTCGTTTGGCTGTAATGAGATAG